In the Nitrosarchaeum sp. genome, one interval contains:
- the aspS gene encoding aspartate--tRNA(Asn) ligase encodes MGFVKTHDIAELDTSNIGKQVVLGGWVEDLRKLGKMTFITLRDVSGISQIIVKGELNDNLGEINRQSVISVKGIVQETKARDFAFEIKAEEIEILAKAVHPLPVDPIGRLESNIDTRLNHRALDMRNQKTASIFKLRHFVLETLRKTLSEKKFIEITTPKIIGSASEGGANLFSLDYFGKTAYLAQSPQLYKEQMTIGLERVYEISNFYRAENSHTGRHLSEFTSVDIEAAFMDYNDVMDILESLVMKVYKVTSEKCKKEQEEIGHTIEIPKSPFERITYTQVIDELKKAGEKIEFGDDLLDSHLRIIGKNHPGFYFLTDWPTKLKPFYIREKDEDPKLSRSFDLQFGYLELSSGGTRLHNTDVLKARLKEQGLDPSQFADHLQTFDWGMPPHSGWGMGLDRLMTTLIGIDNVREVVLYPRDPDRLSP; translated from the coding sequence GTGGGATTTGTTAAGACTCATGATATTGCAGAACTAGATACATCAAATATTGGAAAGCAGGTTGTGCTTGGGGGATGGGTAGAAGATCTCCGAAAATTAGGAAAAATGACGTTTATAACATTAAGAGATGTTTCTGGAATTTCTCAAATAATAGTAAAGGGGGAATTAAATGACAATTTAGGAGAGATAAACCGTCAAAGTGTAATTAGTGTAAAAGGAATTGTACAAGAAACAAAAGCAAGAGATTTTGCTTTTGAGATAAAAGCAGAAGAAATAGAAATTTTAGCAAAAGCTGTGCATCCACTTCCAGTCGATCCGATTGGAAGATTAGAAAGTAATATCGATACCAGATTAAATCATCGTGCATTAGATATGAGAAATCAGAAAACTGCATCAATTTTCAAATTACGACATTTTGTTTTAGAAACATTACGTAAAACTTTATCAGAAAAAAAATTTATTGAAATCACAACACCAAAAATAATCGGTAGTGCAAGTGAAGGTGGTGCAAATTTATTCTCATTAGACTATTTTGGCAAGACGGCATATCTTGCACAAAGTCCACAGCTATACAAAGAACAAATGACGATAGGACTTGAAAGAGTATACGAAATTTCTAATTTCTATAGAGCAGAAAATTCACATACAGGTCGTCATCTTAGCGAATTTACAAGTGTAGACATTGAAGCTGCGTTTATGGATTACAATGATGTAATGGATATTCTAGAATCACTAGTAATGAAAGTCTACAAAGTAACTTCTGAGAAATGTAAGAAAGAGCAAGAAGAGATCGGACATACAATTGAAATTCCGAAATCACCTTTTGAAAGAATAACATATACTCAAGTAATTGATGAATTAAAAAAAGCAGGAGAAAAAATAGAATTTGGAGATGACTTGCTTGATTCGCATTTAAGAATCATAGGAAAGAACCATCCTGGATTTTACTTCCTCACAGATTGGCCAACGAAATTAAAACCATTTTACATTAGAGAAAAAGATGAAGACCCAAAATTGTCACGCTCATTTGATTTACAGTTTGGATATCTAGAGTTATCTTCAGGAGGAACAAGGCTTCACAATACGGACGTACTAAAAGCCAGACTTAAAGAACAGGGATTAGATCCATCTCAATTTGCTGACCATCTTCAGACATTTGATTGGGGAATGCCTCCACATTCAGGTTGGGGAATGGGTTTAGACAGGCTAATGACCACATTAATTGGAATAGATAATGTAAGAGAAGTAGTACTATATCCAAGAGATCCAGATAGATTGAGTCCATAA
- a CDS encoding isocitrate/isopropylmalate dehydrogenase family protein has translation MYKISLITGDGIGPELSESAVSVIHAINDKLGLKFDVAKLSAGDKALKETGKALPDETVDTIKKSNACLKAPVGESAADVIVVLRRMLDLYANIRPAKSYPHMPALRDDIDMVIVRENTEDLYTGKEFSLGDSAVALRIISENASKRIAKYAFETAKQRNSMKKVTCVHKSNVMRITDGLFARSCTEVSKNYPTILFEQMYVDACAMNLIRQPEQFDVIVTTNLFGDILSDESSQVVGGLGMAPAANIGDNFALFEPVHGAAFDIAGKNIANPSSFLLSIKMMLDWLGTKHNDSKCIEVGQKLESTIFNLVKSGVKTKDIGGTKSTSEFTQAIINML, from the coding sequence ATGTATAAAATTTCATTAATTACTGGTGATGGAATTGGTCCTGAATTATCTGAATCTGCAGTTTCTGTGATTCATGCCATAAATGACAAGCTTGGATTAAAATTTGATGTTGCAAAATTATCCGCGGGTGATAAAGCCCTTAAAGAAACCGGTAAAGCATTACCTGATGAAACAGTTGATACAATAAAAAAATCCAATGCATGTTTGAAGGCCCCTGTAGGTGAATCAGCTGCCGATGTTATTGTTGTTTTACGAAGAATGCTTGATTTGTATGCCAATATCAGACCTGCAAAATCTTATCCCCACATGCCTGCATTGCGAGATGATATTGATATGGTAATTGTTAGAGAAAACACCGAGGATCTTTATACTGGTAAAGAATTTAGCTTGGGGGATTCAGCTGTCGCATTAAGAATAATTTCAGAAAATGCATCTAAGAGAATTGCAAAATATGCATTTGAAACTGCAAAACAACGTAATTCTATGAAAAAAGTTACATGTGTTCATAAATCAAATGTGATGCGAATTACTGATGGATTATTTGCTAGATCTTGCACTGAAGTTTCAAAAAACTATCCTACTATTTTATTTGAACAAATGTATGTTGATGCATGTGCTATGAATCTAATTCGTCAACCTGAACAATTTGATGTGATAGTTACTACTAATTTATTTGGTGATATTTTATCTGATGAATCATCTCAGGTTGTAGGTGGATTAGGTATGGCTCCTGCGGCAAATATCGGCGATAACTTTGCATTATTTGAACCCGTTCATGGAGCTGCATTTGATATCGCAGGTAAGAATATTGCAAATCCTTCATCGTTTCTTTTATCAATTAAAATGATGCTTGACTGGTTGGGTACAAAACATAATGATTCAAAATGTATTGAGGTTGGTCAAAAATTAGAATCTACAATTTTTAATTTGGTAAAAAGCGGTGTTAAAACTAAAGATATCGGTGGCACAAAATCTACATCTGAATTTACTCAAGCAATTATTAACATGCTTTAA
- a CDS encoding 2-isopropylmalate synthase, translating into MKIRIFDTTLRDGEQTIGVSLSPDQKLAIAKKLDELGVDAIEAGFPVISSGEFKAVKMITAEGLSCEIAGLTRTVKNDIDAAVDAGLNYIHTFIATSDIHLQYKLKMTREQALEKAIEAVEYGKSRGLQVEFSAEDATRTDREFLKKVFGDVAKAGADRVNIPDTVGYSTPEYMAALTKDTVEITKLPVSVHCHNDFGLAVANSLAGIHAGASCAHVTINGIGERAGNASLEEFSMALKCLPFEQKYETNIKSELIYDTSRFISKTVGIIVQPNKAIVGTNAFGHESGIHTHGVLSNPLTYEPISPELVGRKRWLQVGKHAGIHGMNAMLAEYGVKPTEEQSKQILDKVKTLGDTGKQITDVELLSIASDVLGEKELKRIVQLTGFSVSTGIGTMPYAFVKLNIDGQDHIGTDYGVGPVDAALNAIQKITGKISEIRIKDYGLASISGGSSALCEVTVKVEDALGNKVSAKSVGEDIVTTSVKAVIDAINRIMLKKMLQEKQVR; encoded by the coding sequence ATGAAAATTAGAATTTTTGATACAACATTAAGAGACGGCGAACAAACAATCGGAGTCTCCTTATCTCCAGATCAAAAATTAGCAATTGCAAAAAAACTAGATGAATTAGGCGTTGATGCAATTGAGGCAGGGTTTCCTGTAATTTCATCTGGCGAATTTAAAGCAGTCAAAATGATTACTGCTGAAGGATTATCGTGTGAGATTGCTGGATTAACTAGAACTGTCAAAAATGATATTGATGCAGCAGTTGATGCAGGTTTAAATTATATTCACACATTCATTGCAACTTCTGATATTCACTTACAATACAAACTCAAAATGACAAGAGAACAAGCACTTGAAAAAGCAATTGAAGCAGTAGAGTATGGAAAATCAAGAGGTCTTCAAGTAGAGTTTTCAGCTGAAGATGCAACAAGAACTGATAGAGAATTCTTAAAAAAAGTATTTGGTGACGTTGCAAAAGCAGGAGCTGACAGAGTCAACATTCCTGATACTGTCGGATACTCAACTCCTGAATACATGGCAGCATTAACAAAAGATACTGTGGAGATCACAAAACTTCCTGTAAGTGTTCATTGTCATAATGACTTTGGATTAGCAGTTGCAAATTCATTAGCAGGAATTCATGCTGGAGCTTCTTGTGCACATGTAACAATTAATGGAATTGGGGAAAGAGCAGGCAATGCTTCATTAGAAGAATTTTCAATGGCTTTGAAATGTCTTCCATTTGAACAAAAATATGAGACTAATATCAAATCTGAATTAATTTATGATACGTCTAGATTTATCTCAAAGACTGTAGGAATTATAGTTCAACCAAACAAAGCAATAGTTGGAACCAATGCATTTGGTCATGAATCCGGCATTCATACACATGGTGTGTTAAGTAATCCTCTTACATACGAGCCAATCAGCCCTGAATTAGTTGGAAGAAAGCGATGGCTTCAAGTTGGAAAACATGCCGGAATTCATGGAATGAATGCAATGCTTGCAGAATATGGTGTAAAACCTACCGAAGAACAATCTAAACAAATCTTAGATAAAGTCAAAACATTAGGTGATACTGGAAAACAGATCACTGATGTTGAGTTGTTATCAATCGCTAGCGATGTATTGGGAGAAAAAGAACTCAAAAGAATTGTTCAGCTAACTGGATTTTCAGTTTCAACTGGCATTGGAACAATGCCTTACGCATTTGTAAAATTAAACATTGATGGTCAGGATCACATTGGAACTGATTATGGAGTAGGTCCAGTAGATGCTGCATTAAACGCCATTCAAAAAATTACTGGAAAAATTTCTGAAATTAGAATTAAAGACTATGGCTTGGCATCAATTTCTGGTGGCTCTAGCGCATTATGTGAGGTTACCGTAAAAGTAGAGGATGCATTAGGAAACAAAGTTTCAGCAAAATCTGTTGGCGAAGATATTGTAACAACATCTGTTAAGGCAGTGATTGATGCAATTAATAGGATAATGCTCAAAAAAATGCTTCAGGAAAAACAGGTAAGATAA